From the genome of Biomphalaria glabrata chromosome 1, xgBioGlab47.1, whole genome shotgun sequence, one region includes:
- the LOC106074889 gene encoding putative aminopeptidase W07G4.4 isoform X2, protein MATRETSFGNTNIPEIIPVFDIKDATFDIVVVVTDKLERLAGNLDTLKVPLENYSKIDKAFDKQPVLISTDAVPSGRVIYAATGPLVRDQDDVRRFADAAAAGIKRALSAGCKRPLFVCPNDETFQQSRMVSNLAILQSLYKPIELHEAGKALEVDALGLWFSADQMETNKILNDLIALEQGRIVARDIGGSDPERMTAAKVLAYLENAFKDSSVKVSAISDVDTLTKEYPLLAAVNRAANTVERHKARLIFLEYEGKQEITKTLFIVGKGITYDTGGTDIKAGGVMAGMHRDKCGAAAAAGFMKVIDSLKPDHLRVVAALSMVRNSVGEESYVADEIITSRAGVRVRVGNTDAEGRMVMADVLCHMKEKALEAVNPQLFTIATLTGHAIRAVGPDYSIILDNGPARNLNTAQNIQESGEQYGDPFEISTIRREDYEFHKGKSEYEDVLQCNNSPSTLTNRGHQTPAAFLIMASGLDKHGKDSSQPLPYSHIDIAGSSGPFPGLPTGAPIVALSAAFLFQQNQLTCKSEPI, encoded by the exons atgGCCACTCGAGAGACTAG ttttggCAATACCAATATTCCAGAAATTATTCCAGTTTTTGACATAAAAGAtgcaacttttgatattgtagTAGTTGTTACAGATAAATTGGAAAGGTTGGCAGGGAATTTAGATACATTAAAAGTACCATTAGAAAATTACTCAAAG attgaCAAAGCATTTGACAAGCAACCTGTATTGATCAGTACTGATGCTGTTCCCTCTGGAAGAGTG ATTTATGCTGCTACTGGACCACTTGTTAGAGATCAAGATGATGTTAGAAGATTTGCAGATGCTGCTGCAGCTGGAATTAAAAG AGCTCTCAGTGCTGGTTGTAAACGTCCTTTGTTTGTTTGCCCAAATGATGAAACCTTTCAACAATCTAGAATGGTGTCCAATTTGGCAATTTTACAATCTTTGTATAAG CCTATTGAACTACATGAAGCAGGCAAAGCACTTGAAGTTGATGCTTTAGGCCTCTGGTTTAGTGCTGATCAAATGGAAACCAACAAAATACTGAATGACTTGATTGCTTTGGAACAAGGCAG GATTGTCGCCAGAGACATTGGAGGCTCAGATCCTGAAAGAATGACAGCAGCCAAAGTTTTGGCTTACTTAGAAAATGCATTCAAAGATAGTTCTGTTAAA GTCAGTGCTATCAGTGATGTGGATACATTGACTAAGGAATATCCATTGTTAGCAGCTGTAAACAGGGCTGCCAATA CTGTTGAAAGACATAAAGCCAGGCTTATTTTTCTGGAATATGAAGGCAAACAAGAAATCACAAAAACactatttattgttggcaag GGTATAACCTATGACACTGGTGGAACAGATATTAAGGCTGGAGGTGTGATGGCTGGCATGCACAGAGACAAGTGTGGTGCTGCTGCAGCTGCTGGCTTTATGAAG GTCATAGATTCATTAAAACCAGATCATTTAAGAGTTGTAGCTGCTTTGTCGATGGTGAGAAACAGCGTTGGAGAAG AGAGCTATGTTGCTGATGAAATTATAACATCTCGTGCTGGTGTAAGAGTGCGGGTTGGCAATACAGATGCTGAAGGGAGAATGGTTATGGCTGATGTTTTGTGCCATATGAAAGAGAAG GCTTTAGAAGCAGTAAACCCTCAGCTATTTACCATTGCCACTTTGACAGGACATGCTATTCGTGCTGTCGGCCCTGATTATTCT ATTATCCTGGACAATGGGCCAGCCAGAAATCTTAACACAGCTCAGAATATTCAAGAAAGTGGGGAACAGTATGGAGATCCTTTTGAAATCTCCACCATCAGAAGAGAG gactatGAGTTTCATAAAGGTAAATCAGAGTATGAAGATGTTCTTCAATGCAACAACAGTCCATCAACTTTGACCAATCGTGGACATCAAACTCCTGCAGCTTTTCTTATCATGGCATCTGGTTTAGATAAG cACGGCAAAGATTCCAGCCAACCCCTGCCTTATTCTCACATTGACATAGCAGGATCCAGTGGGCCCTTTCCAGGATTACCAACAGGTGCCCCCATTGTTGCATTGTCAGCAGCATTTCTGTTTCAGCAAAATCAGCTTACATGCAAAAGTGAACCAATTTGA
- the LOC106074889 gene encoding putative aminopeptidase W07G4.4 isoform X1 — protein sequence MPKRNSYTADFKLQVCAVAAAKGNRAAGRQYDVDEKSIREWRKDIERLQQINPQKRARRGRKVGWPQLEVYNQMFIKQTQRTIGGIKTHRFGNTNIPEIIPVFDIKDATFDIVVVVTDKLERLAGNLDTLKVPLENYSKIDKAFDKQPVLISTDAVPSGRVIYAATGPLVRDQDDVRRFADAAAAGIKRALSAGCKRPLFVCPNDETFQQSRMVSNLAILQSLYKPIELHEAGKALEVDALGLWFSADQMETNKILNDLIALEQGRIVARDIGGSDPERMTAAKVLAYLENAFKDSSVKVSAISDVDTLTKEYPLLAAVNRAANTVERHKARLIFLEYEGKQEITKTLFIVGKGITYDTGGTDIKAGGVMAGMHRDKCGAAAAAGFMKVIDSLKPDHLRVVAALSMVRNSVGEESYVADEIITSRAGVRVRVGNTDAEGRMVMADVLCHMKEKALEAVNPQLFTIATLTGHAIRAVGPDYSIILDNGPARNLNTAQNIQESGEQYGDPFEISTIRREDYEFHKGKSEYEDVLQCNNSPSTLTNRGHQTPAAFLIMASGLDKHGKDSSQPLPYSHIDIAGSSGPFPGLPTGAPIVALSAAFLFQQNQLTCKSEPI from the exons ATGCCAAAGCGTAATTCATATACAGCCGATTTTAAGCTGCAAGTTTGTGCAGTTGCTGCTGCAAAGGGCAATAGAGCTGCTGGAAGACAGTATGATGTTGATGAAAAGTCAATTCGCGAATGGCGAAAAGATATTGAAAGGCTACAGCAGATTAATCCCCAAAAAAGAGCTCGCCGAGGGAGAAAGGTTGGATGGCCTCAGCTGGAGGTTTATAATCAGATGTTCATAAAGCAAACACAGCGAACTATAGGAGGTATAAAGACCCACCG ttttggCAATACCAATATTCCAGAAATTATTCCAGTTTTTGACATAAAAGAtgcaacttttgatattgtagTAGTTGTTACAGATAAATTGGAAAGGTTGGCAGGGAATTTAGATACATTAAAAGTACCATTAGAAAATTACTCAAAG attgaCAAAGCATTTGACAAGCAACCTGTATTGATCAGTACTGATGCTGTTCCCTCTGGAAGAGTG ATTTATGCTGCTACTGGACCACTTGTTAGAGATCAAGATGATGTTAGAAGATTTGCAGATGCTGCTGCAGCTGGAATTAAAAG AGCTCTCAGTGCTGGTTGTAAACGTCCTTTGTTTGTTTGCCCAAATGATGAAACCTTTCAACAATCTAGAATGGTGTCCAATTTGGCAATTTTACAATCTTTGTATAAG CCTATTGAACTACATGAAGCAGGCAAAGCACTTGAAGTTGATGCTTTAGGCCTCTGGTTTAGTGCTGATCAAATGGAAACCAACAAAATACTGAATGACTTGATTGCTTTGGAACAAGGCAG GATTGTCGCCAGAGACATTGGAGGCTCAGATCCTGAAAGAATGACAGCAGCCAAAGTTTTGGCTTACTTAGAAAATGCATTCAAAGATAGTTCTGTTAAA GTCAGTGCTATCAGTGATGTGGATACATTGACTAAGGAATATCCATTGTTAGCAGCTGTAAACAGGGCTGCCAATA CTGTTGAAAGACATAAAGCCAGGCTTATTTTTCTGGAATATGAAGGCAAACAAGAAATCACAAAAACactatttattgttggcaag GGTATAACCTATGACACTGGTGGAACAGATATTAAGGCTGGAGGTGTGATGGCTGGCATGCACAGAGACAAGTGTGGTGCTGCTGCAGCTGCTGGCTTTATGAAG GTCATAGATTCATTAAAACCAGATCATTTAAGAGTTGTAGCTGCTTTGTCGATGGTGAGAAACAGCGTTGGAGAAG AGAGCTATGTTGCTGATGAAATTATAACATCTCGTGCTGGTGTAAGAGTGCGGGTTGGCAATACAGATGCTGAAGGGAGAATGGTTATGGCTGATGTTTTGTGCCATATGAAAGAGAAG GCTTTAGAAGCAGTAAACCCTCAGCTATTTACCATTGCCACTTTGACAGGACATGCTATTCGTGCTGTCGGCCCTGATTATTCT ATTATCCTGGACAATGGGCCAGCCAGAAATCTTAACACAGCTCAGAATATTCAAGAAAGTGGGGAACAGTATGGAGATCCTTTTGAAATCTCCACCATCAGAAGAGAG gactatGAGTTTCATAAAGGTAAATCAGAGTATGAAGATGTTCTTCAATGCAACAACAGTCCATCAACTTTGACCAATCGTGGACATCAAACTCCTGCAGCTTTTCTTATCATGGCATCTGGTTTAGATAAG cACGGCAAAGATTCCAGCCAACCCCTGCCTTATTCTCACATTGACATAGCAGGATCCAGTGGGCCCTTTCCAGGATTACCAACAGGTGCCCCCATTGTTGCATTGTCAGCAGCATTTCTGTTTCAGCAAAATCAGCTTACATGCAAAAGTGAACCAATTTGA